The following is a genomic window from Balneola sp..
CGGGATTTTTTTTGGTCATTTGATTCCGCTTTTGGTATATATGTGTAATCATCAATTTGAAGCAAAGGATCACATATGTCAGTTTGGGATAAAGAATATCCGTCAAGTTCAGAGTATGCTCATTACTATGGGAACTATGTTTCTCATGTTCCAAAAGAGAACATCATTGAGACTCTGAAAGCCCAGATGCACGAAATTTATACGTTCATCAACTCAATTCCCGGTGACAAAGCCTTTCATTCTTATGAAGATGGGAAGTGGACTGTTAAGCAGACCATTGGTCATATTATAGAAACTGAACGTGTTTTCGCTTACCGGGCGCTTGCATTTTCCAGACGCGATCCAAGTCCGTTGCCATCCATGGAGCAGGATGATTATGTGAAATACTCAAACTATAACAGCCGGACTATTCACAATCTTGCCAATGAATATCTTGCAGTTCGGATTGCCTCCATCCACCTTTTCCAGAATATGACTAAAGAAATGATTTCGTTGAAAGGTACCGCAAGCGGTGTTGAATTTACCGTGAGATCATTCCCCTTTATTATTGCCGGGCACGAGCTGCATCATCTGGAAATTATTAAAGAGAAGTATTTGTAGGGGTTATCTCAATAATTGAAATCCTTTTAATCCTTCCATCAAGAAAATCATGGTCCCAGCCACTCATTTTTGAACCATGATTTGTAGGATTTTTAGGTGCCCCTGATTCACTTCAAGATTCAATGTTGAGTGTTCGCTATTCGGTGTTCTTTACCTTTAAGCCCGGTCAACAGCAATAATAGGATGAAGAGTAATCTCATCAAAGCTCATTCCTCAATGATGATCTTATACTTTCTGATTTCGGGATAAGGGGTGTTGGCTATTGTATATAAAAATCCTTCATGGTCCACATGTGTAATTCTGCCAATTTCAGGATGAACTCCATCTCCTTCATCAGAGTACAGTAATTCACCCTGTATTGAATATAAATCGATAGAGTTTTTACTCTTAAATACAGGTCTTTCTTTATCAATACCGAGGACAAATATCTCGTAAATATCCTGAGCAAGCTCGTCCATATCATCCTCCTTTACATTATCCGGCCAAGTCACCTTATTGATCAGGTACTCCTTATTTATTTTAAGAAAACTACTCAAATAACTTCTTGAAATTACCTGCGCCCTACCATCCCCTGGAATGTAAATTCCTGGTCGTACATATTTTGGGAATTCACGACCTACCTCTTTTACTAAGTTTCCATCTATACTATAGTAACTCATTTTATAAGTAAGGTAGCTACCAAGTACTATGTAATCATCAATAATTTTAGCTGAATTAGTAAGTTCCCAGCTAGAAGGAAATGTAACTCCTGGTTCTTCAGTAATTGTAAAATCAGAAGCTATACTATAATCATCGTCAATATCTAAAACCAAAATTCTGGCGCCAATCTTTCCTAGAACAGGTGATTTCAGGACTAGATATTCATTTCTTATTGTGCCTACCACCATGTAGTCATACTTTTGATCAAGCTGGTGGAAGTCAATACTTTTTATATAACTTCCGGACCTGCTAAAAACATCAATTCTGGTGCCCCGAATATTGGATATATATACCGAGTCAGAAACAGTTAAGCTATACGCGCTTTCAAGGTCTCCCGGCCCTCGACCTCTTTGATCTATTTGCCATAGAAGTTCCCCATCCGGAGACATTTTTACCAGCATAGGGCTATCAATATCTAATGCATACACATTTCCTTCCTCGTCGGTATCTACTCCCCAAATGGATCTATCAGATGGGAAAAGCACTCCATCAGCGTTCGGATCATCAAAGTCTTCTCCAAAAACCTGAACCAAGCTGTACTTGATTGGCTTTGTGCTTCGATCTTGCCAAAGCCCCCTTTCGGGGTTGTTGATTACCTCAACCTGCCCAAACAACAGGACACTATTAAGAATGAAAAGTATAAGGAAGGAAAAGAAAGGTTTCATAAGTCGTTCATTTTAAGTTTTTATATCCTGCTAATCCTTCCATCAAGAAAGTCACGGTCCCAACCACTCAGTTTTGAACCATGATTTGTAGGATTTTTTGATGCCCCTGATTCACTTCAACATTCAATGTTGAGTGTTCGCTATTCGGTGTTCTTTATCTTTCTTCCAGCGAAGCCCGGTCATCAGTAATAAAAGGATGGTGCTCACCGAAAGTCCCCAGATCACGACGATGGCCAGGTTTTCCCAAAATTCGTTGTTTCCGAAAAGCATCATAGGCATAAGGCCGGTGATGGTGGTTACGGTGGTGATCAGGATAGCGCGAATTCTCTTTTTATAGACATAAGCCCAGCTACGTAACCCAAATATCCCTTTTCCATTTTCCAGCTGTTTCTGGTGATAAATTAATATGGCATTATTTACCACCACCCCAATACACAACAAGGCCCCTGCGATAGCTCCCCGATCAAAAGCCAGATCGTTGGCTAAGCCACCCAGCATAATTCCAATAAGGCTATACGGCACGGCTAAAATTACAAACAACGGATACTTAACGCTTTCCAGCAGGGCGGATACAATCATCCATACGCTAAGCAGACTGAGCAGGGCAACAAAGATGAAATTCTTAGTACTATCCTGATTGCCAAACCCAAAAAATCCACGGCCATATTCTACGGAAGCCCCTACCGGAACCGGCGTTTCTGCAAGCACCGCCTCAATGTAATCCTGAGCCATCCGATAGTTGCCAAGGTAATCTACCTGAACCGTTCGCTGGTACGATTGATTGTCCCTTCGAATTTCATTGAGTCCTCCCTCCTGAACAATTGAGCCAATGTTTGAAATATTGAAATTAACATCCCCGAAAGAACGAACTTTATTCATCATGTCAGATTCGTAGGTTCGCCCTTGCTGACTCCTTCCTAGCAAAAACATTTCCTGTCCCTGAAACTCCACTTTCCCTACAGAATTAAGGGGATTCAAATCCAGCATCAGCGTTGAAATGACTTCTCTCCGATCCAGATTCTGGGATAGTATCCGTTCATCATTCAGCTTCAACTTATATTGCTGAAAATCATCTCTTCGGGAATAATAGCTTGAATTGATGTCTACCTCCCTCACCCTGCGGCTTTTCTTTAACCTCCGCTCCAAATCCTGAGCCAGGTTCAACAATTCATCATAGGAATACCCCTTAAGCTGGATGCTGTGGCTTGATGAACTCCCACCAAAGCCCGTGCTGATGCCTGGAATATTAAGCCCTGAAACCGAGGTAGCCACGTTACCGGTTCTCGCCCCCAGATACATGGCTTCTCCATAAAATGTATAAGGCTCGGCTCGGGATAGATATTCGTTATTAATCACGAATTGAATACGAGCTCCAAAATATTCAGACATGTTTACTTCGTAAAATTTAAAGGCATCCTCGTAGGGTTTGGCAATTTTCTCGTAGCTACGGACAATCTTATCAATTTCAGAAAGAGGAGTTCCCTGCGGAGATCTTATATATACCGAAATCATCTGATCTCTATTTCCACCTCTCCAGGGACTCCCAAAATAGGTTTCATCCACAAAAAGCTTAGTCAAGCCACCAACCCAGGGATCAATGTTATCGCGGTTATCAAAATAGACCTGTGTGAATTCTGGCCAGGCCGTTTCCTCTTCTCCACCCCATTCCGGTTCTTCGATTGAAAACAAGGGGATTCCAACGACAAGAATCATAATTACCGGCAACACCCACCGCATTTTCGATTTGATTACAAAAGTCCAGAGAAGCATTCTTTGCAAAAAAGACTGACTTCGGCTTTTCTTCTTTTTTGATTTCACGTTTGGAGTCAACCAAACCAACGAATAGGGAATCCACGTGAACGCAATCAACACAGAACACATGAGGGTTACTGTTAGTGCTACGGCAAGCGGGACAAGAAATATCCGAAGTTCATCGAGGGCAAATAGCAAAGGGACGAAAATCCCTACGGTTGTAAACGTTGAGCCCAATACTGGAACCACAGCCTTCGGCAACTCTTCTTTGATATGATCCAGCCGCTTGGTTTTATCATCCGGCAAACCCGGATTCAGATGTTCAAAAACAACAACGGCGTTATCAATCAGCATACCGAGTGCAATAGTAAGTCCGGCAAGGGTAATAATGTTGAGGCTATAATCAAGCAGGTACAGACAAATCATGCTCAACAGCACTGAAAACATCACACTTCCAATTATCACGATGGGAGCGCGGATTTTTCGGATGAATAAAATCACCACAAAAAACACCAGAAAGCCACTTAGAATGGCCTGGAGCTGAAGGTCATCGAACTGCTGGCGAAGCTCTTCGGTGGAGTCAACAGTAAGCATTAAAGACAAGCCTTCAGGAAGCTCCGACTCGATCTTTTCCATTTCGGCCAGTAAATCTTCAGCCAGCTGAAAGGCATCAGCACCAGACTCTTTCACAAACTCGATAGTTAAAGCAGGATTTCCATTGATTCGCTTGATGGATTTAGCCGGATAATCCTGAACCGAGATCTTGGCAAAATCATCCAGCGCCAGCTGCTTCATCGAGTTGGGCAACCTGACCTTCAATCCTGCAATATCCGTACTGCTGTTAAATTTTGGCGGGATGATGAGGCTGTAACGCGATGCTCCCTGATCCACATATCCCGACGAACGCCAACTCAATTGCTCCCGAACCTGTCTCAAAATCGCCTGAGGAGAAAGGTTATACTTTTCAACCTGTTCCACATCAAACTCAATAACCAGCGCCGGATCTAATACGCCCTGAATATTGATTTCGGCCAAACCATCTATCGCTAACAATTTTGGTTTTATGGAAGTCCGGGCATATTCCAGCAATTGCCTTGGCGGGAGATTCCCGTTCAGTGTATAAACTAAAAACGTTTGCTGATCTTCCAGTTCATCCGGAACCTGACGGCTTATGGACGGCGGAGCGATGCTTTCAGGAAGGGTTTCATCCAGCGAAAAAAGGTATTCGCGTAGTTCCAGCACCCTATAATCGACCGGTGCTTCTTTTCGAAAAGTGATGGTAACCGTAGAACGACCTTCCCTTGTGATAGACCGAATATCGGTGACATCCCTGAGCCGGTTTGCCTCCCGTTCTACCTTTCGGGTAATCTCTTTCTCCATGATCTCCGGCGAGGTGCTCGACCAGCTGTAGTTCACAGTAACCGAGGGCAGGTTTAATTCCGGAGTGCTTTCAATAGGTAATACTTTCCATACCGCTACCCCAATCACACATACAATGATGTAGAAAAATGAGATTAGATATTTACGGCTGAATAGTTCTTTCATTCGATAATTAAAAGTTCAAAATGAAAAATTAAAAATGGCTAGAGCCTAATTTTTCATTTTGAATTTTAAATTTATAATTCCTCATTAATTCGCCATTAGCGGGACTACTTTTTGTTGGTGTGAAATACTGAAGTGTTGATCTACAGCCAGCGTATCTCCGGGATTTATTTCGGGATGATCTATGAGCACATAGTCGGTATTCATGGAAACCGGGGTTACATAAATCCATTCTACTTCTTCGTTATTAAGCAGTCTGAAAACCAGCGTTCTTCCATCTCTTTCAAGCAGGGCTTCGCGGGGCATTCGGACTTTGCTTTCTTCACTCCGGACAAACACCCGACCTTCTACCGTCATCCCAGTTTTTAGCTCACGATCCGGATTATCAACTTCAACTAAAACCTGTCCTGTTTTGGTCTCGGGATCTACCTCCGGTGAAATTGCTACAATACGGCCTTCAAACTCATTACCTCCGGGGCCTGAAAGCGTAACGCCCATTCCGGCACTCAGGTTGTCAATTTCCGATTCCAGGATATCAAAACGAATACGGACCCGGCTTGCATCCACCAGCGTACCTAACTGTTGTCCGGCAGTGATGTAGGAACCTTCGGAGATAAAACTTCGGTTCGTTACCACTTCCCGCAGAGAAATAATACCACTGAAGGGAGCTTTAATGGTTGTATAGCTAAAATTGAGTTTTGCTCTTTCTAGGGCGACTTCCGCTTCCGCAAGTCCACTATTAATTCGGATCATTTGATCGTTACTTTCTCCCGAATATCCTTCCCGAAGCCGCTTGTCAATATCATACTGGTTTTTAGCTTTGGCATAGTCATTCTCGGCTTGTTCAAGCGCATACTTCCACTCATCGTCCACGAACTGTAAGAGCACTTCATCTTTATCTACTTCAGCCCCTTCCTCAATTTTGTGTGATTCTATATACCCACTGATTCGGGCAGTGATCTTAGTCCGCTGTAACGGCTCTACCACACCCCGGCTTTCGATATAGAAATTGAGTGGCTCAGCATCCGTTTCAGCAAAAACAACTTCCGGCCGAATTTCGATGCTATCCTGATCAGGCGTATCCCTTTCCTCCTCATCACTTTTGCAAGAATAAAGAAATAGCAGTGGAATGATTAATGCCGCAAAAAATATTTTTCTCTTTTTCATAGTTCTTTTTGTTTAGACGCAGAGAGTGCAAAAGTTTCGCAGAGTTCGCTAAGTTTTTTTTTTCGTTTTAATTTGTATACCATACCTCACTTCAAAATTCAGTGTTCGATGTTGAGTGTTCAATATTCGAAGCTTTTCCCCTTTCTGTCCATTTAAAAACCAGTGGAATCAGATACAAAGTCAGGAACGTACTTGTCACCATACCGCCCATTAACGCAATGGCCAGCGACTGCCGGAATGCATATCCATCCCCAAAAGGAATTAGCATCGGAATCAGAGCCAAAATGGTGGTCATACTCGTCATGACTACCGGACGAAACCGATTGATACCGGCCTGCTTTATGGCCTCATCCAGATTGCCTGTTTCACTGTAATAGCGACGCATAAAATCTACTTTCAGGATAGAGTCATTTACTGCAATACCCGTCAATATCAGGATTCCCATAAATGACAATGCATTCAGGCTGACGCCTCCTATCCATAACGCAAAAACAGACCCAATCCATGCAAAAGGAATTGCCAAAATAATGATGAACGGATATTTCAGGTTTTCATACTGAATGGCGAGAATCAGATAAATCAGCAACACACTTATACCCAATAAAAAACCAAGCTCTTTCAATAGGTTGATGACATCCAGAGCAGAACCGCCAACCCGGATTTCATTTCCGGTACGCTGCATAAATTCATTGGTCAGTGCATGGATTTCGTCACCACTCCACCACCAGTCCATAAAGGTCAGATTGGTGTTGTATGTCAGAATAGGCGACTGTCGGGCACGTTCAATTTGCTCCGGCTCGTCCACCCGAATGATTTCAGCTACTGTGGGTAAAGGAATAATTTTATCTCTCAGATCCAGGGTGATATCTCTTGGGTCCAGACTTGCTTCTTTTTCACCAATTAAGCGAATTGAGATTTGTTCATCCTGTCGGTTCCAGTCAGTGATAAAAGAACCACGGGTCAGAGATTCCAGATAGCGAATCAACTCTTCTTCGGTCAACTCATAAGCCAGGAGCTGTTCCGGTTTGAATTGCACCTGATAGGCCTCAATTCGCTGCGGGTATTTCAAGGACAAATCAACTTCCCCGAACCGATTGTTCATAAACTCATTGAAGGCATTTGCTACCCGCACACTATAATTTCGATCGGTTCCCACCACGCTAAACTGAACAGGTGCATCCTGACCGACTCCTACCGCACCAAATCCCTGATCGTCCATTTTCTGAAAGCTCCAGGACTGATAAGCATTCATCACACTCTGCATTACCCGGTCTACCTGGCGGGCTTCATCAAATCCGTTTACAGGAATAGAAATAGTGAACTTATTTAATCCCTCATTGGTGATGGACGCCAAATTGGTGTTATCGGTGTAGCCGCCCAGTGATAAAATATTGGTCTGTTCCGATCGCTCTTTTAAAATTTCTGAAATATCAACGGCGGCGGCTTTGGCTGAGCGAAGTGCAGTATTCCCGGGCATAGAAACAAGGTACTCAACAGAAGAAGGCTCATCCGGAGGAAGTACCGCTTTAGGTGTAGTCATAAAAGCATAAGCTGCTACTGAAAGCAATACTAACGCAACGATAATGATAGGCAGTGGCTTTTGAATGACCTTACCCAAGTTTTGCTCATAAGCATCAATTACTTTATCGAGTCCGCCGGAAATATTTTTCAAGATTCCACTTTTGGATGCAGACTCTTTTCTGCTGAGCTGAACCACAAACACCGGCAGAATAAATAAGGCAACCAACAGCGAGGCCACCAAACTAAAGGATAGCGTTGCAGCAAGGTCGCGGAAGAAAGCCCCTTCAAATCCACCCAGGAAAATAAGCGGGAGAAATACGGAGATAGTCGTAAAGGTTGAAGCTGTTACGGCAAGACTGATTTCTTTGGTTCCTTCCCGGGCCGCCTCTAAGCGTCCCAATCCTTTTTTGCGATAGCGACTTATATTCTCAAGCACCACAATGGCATTATCCAGCAGAAGTCCGATTCCCAACGTCAACCCACTCAGGGAAATAATGTTCAGCTGAATATCAAAGAGGAACATCACTACAAAGGTGAGGAAGATACTGACCGGAATAGAAATCCCAATGGTAAAGGGGCTCCGGGCATCATCCAGAAAAAAGAATAAAACCAGGAAGGCTAAAACCCCGCCAATCAGTAACGTCTGTAATAAGTTGGATATAGAATTCTCGATGTAGCTGGCATCTTCCTGAATCACCTCGATCTGGATATCAGGATTTTGGCTTCGTATTTCGGCCAGTATTTCCTGCAGCGTCTGGAAGACTTCCACTGTATTGGAACCATATTCTTTTTTCACCAACACATTCAGAACTTCTTCCCCATCCAGCAGGGCAAAAGAAGTCGGGTCAGCCTCACCCATTTCTACATCAGCAATTTCTTCCAGGAGTAAAACCCGTCCGCTTGCTAAAGATATAATCGGGGTATTTCTGAGATCATCCAGCGACTCAATCCGGCTTTCGATCTTTAACGCATAGCGATACCAGCCATCCCGAAGTTCGCCGGGAGAAGAAAAGATGTTGGCATCCCTCACCTTCTGTTGAATTTGAGCCAGACTTAATCCATATCGATCAATGAGTCTTGGATTGAACCGAATCTGTACTTCGGGTTCTACTTCTCCTACCAGCAAAGCCTGGGCTATTCCTTCCTGCTGTTCCAGTCTTCGGGTAAATACCTGGTCGGCCCACCGTTTCAGTGATAGCCGGTTACTAAATTCCTGATTGGAAACACTGGATAGCTGAAGGGCTATGGTGGCAATGGGTTCATCAGAAGCGGAAGAATAAATGAGCTGGGGCCGCTCGGCTTGTGATGGTAATAAATATCGGGCCTGATCTAATTTCTCCCTCACATTCAAAAAGGCGATATCCATATCGAAGCCCCACTCAAAAGTCAGAAAGGTCAGGCTTTGAGATTGACGGGATAAGGATTCGATTTCCTGAACGCCACGAACTCCACTTAGTACCCCTTCGAGCTGTTCGGTAATTCGGAATTCTACTTCGGAAGCAGGGGCTCCGGCATAATCGGTTCGTACCAATAACGTTGGCCGGGCTATATCCGGCATCAGTTCAATAGAAAGGCGCTCCAGTGCAATGCTTCCAAAGATGAGAACAGCCAGCACAAGGATGACGGAAGCTATAGGTTTTTTAAGTAGCAAATGACGGATTATTTAACACTTAGCAGAGAATAATAAATTAAAAGCCCTTTTGGAAACTATTCTTTTAGTAGTTTCTGAATTCTGTTCAGTGAGTAGACGAGGAAGAGGGAGGGATAGTTTTATGGGTATTGAGTTATTCTGGGGATCAGATAAGTTCTACGGTGTAGCGTTTTGACATTCAAGTCTGTCATCGCGAGGAGTATTGTTGTTTGAGGTAGAGCTACAATGCCTTTCGACGTGGCGATCTCCTTAAACTATTTAGGGTCCCTAATCGAGGAGATTGCCGCGTCGATGAACCTCACAATCCTATGTTCTGCATCATAGTCTCCTCGCAATGACAGGCTTAAAAAAAATCACAACATAACCAACGTCGAAGCAATCGTATCCCGGAGTTTTTCACTCACCCCGACTTCATCAGCATAGTCGGCCCAATTTCTGGTTACAGACTGAACTTCATCAATAATAGCTGGCCCTTTCTTGATGTTCATCGACTTCGCCACTGCCATTAAGTCTTCGCGGTTTATGCCTTCTCGTTTTCCATTCACACTTAGTGAATGCTGGCTCACCCACTGGCTTCCGGGTCGGTAGGCGTGACAGAGATCATAAGCCGGAGCCAACTCCCATATTTCTCCTTGTTTTAGACGGAAGGAAAAATTCTTGGTGTGGTCATCGCAGTTTTTAGCCAGCACATTAAAGACCATTCGCCGGAACATCTGCTCGGCCTCGGGATAAGTCAGCCGCAATTCCCGCATAGTTTGAAACAGTTGCTCATAACTGTAGCTGAGTACATCATTATAATTCACATGCTTGATTGCGCACCAGGTTTGGATGTGATGTTTGATTTGGGAACCTTCACGGTCAAATCGTTTGGTCAAAAAGTGAGCACGGTCATTTTCTTCCAGCAGTTTGGAAGGCATCATGTCAATTCCACAATCCAAAGCCATGTTGTAATAAGCCATTTCTACCCGGCCCCAACCTTGGGTATCGCCCAGCTGCTCTTCGCTTACGCCGTCTAATTTTATGAGCCAGTGATCAAATCCTTTGGGCGCTTTGGCCTGACCAGATTTCACCTCTCCGGTTTCTTCGTTGTAGGCAATCACGGCTTTGGGACGAGCTCCGCCAGCTGATGTCCCTATCCTCAGAATCTGCTGTATCGCCTGCGCTTCTTCTTCGTTGATGTTTGTTTCAAAACCTTCCCGCTTTTGTAACATAGATCTGGCGATATCCACCAAGCTATCGACCTCAACCTGAAATGCTCTTTTCTGATCTGAAAATTGAGCAGGTTCAAATTCCAGCGCTCCCATTCCCCGCGTTCCGATAAAGCATAACTTCTCAACGGGATTCATACTATTCTGAGGACGACCCTGCTGAGCCAGCCATACATTAATCAGCTGATTTCCATATTTATCCGGAAGGGAGTCCGCTAGCAACCCGGGCATTCCTTTAAAAGCATCCAGCTCCTCCTGATCTTTTTTGCGGAGTGATGGAAATGAAAAGATGTTCTTATTACTACTTGCAGGCATCGTCAATGGAGCAAGTTCTACGCCTTTTCTTTTAAA
Proteins encoded in this region:
- a CDS encoding efflux transporter periplasmic adaptor subunit, with the translated sequence MKKRKIFFAALIIPLLFLYSCKSDEEERDTPDQDSIEIRPEVVFAETDAEPLNFYIESRGVVEPLQRTKITARISGYIESHKIEEGAEVDKDEVLLQFVDDEWKYALEQAENDYAKAKNQYDIDKRLREGYSGESNDQMIRINSGLAEAEVALERAKLNFSYTTIKAPFSGIISLREVVTNRSFISEGSYITAGQQLGTLVDASRVRIRFDILESEIDNLSAGMGVTLSGPGGNEFEGRIVAISPEVDPETKTGQVLVEVDNPDRELKTGMTVEGRVFVRSEESKVRMPREALLERDGRTLVFRLLNNEEVEWIYVTPVSMNTDYVLIDHPEINPGDTLAVDQHFSISHQQKVVPLMAN
- a CDS encoding toxin HipA is translated as MIKTAFVKIWGETVGAVAWDESRELASFEYDPAFKRKGVELAPLTMPASSNKNIFSFPSLRKKDQEELDAFKGMPGLLADSLPDKYGNQLINVWLAQQGRPQNSMNPVEKLCFIGTRGMGALEFEPAQFSDQKRAFQVEVDSLVDIARSMLQKREGFETNINEEEAQAIQQILRIGTSAGGARPKAVIAYNEETGEVKSGQAKAPKGFDHWLIKLDGVSEEQLGDTQGWGRVEMAYYNMALDCGIDMMPSKLLEENDRAHFLTKRFDREGSQIKHHIQTWCAIKHVNYNDVLSYSYEQLFQTMRELRLTYPEAEQMFRRMVFNVLAKNCDDHTKNFSFRLKQGEIWELAPAYDLCHAYRPGSQWVSQHSLSVNGKREGINREDLMAVAKSMNIKKGPAIIDEVQSVTRNWADYADEVGVSEKLRDTIASTLVML